The following coding sequences are from one Salvia hispanica cultivar TCC Black 2014 chromosome 3, UniMelb_Shisp_WGS_1.0, whole genome shotgun sequence window:
- the LOC125208875 gene encoding uncharacterized protein LOC125208875, whose product MLEEIRTQQLERIQIKGQWVKNYDFPVPPVIKEIIDKAAAESTSWRSLWNGEHEYQVTGPYGQFVVNLQTKKCTCRLWQLRGIPCVHAAASILKIDDSITDYVSEYYSRIRMTALYEHVLYPINGMENWPRSSEVGFELVPPNTKRQRGRPRKVRREQNQVQYRENGVEELMRSTLITCSRCGQIGHNRRTCQNDPRPPTPTSQRSGASSSQPQSGAGPSSSRSTAAPRVAPAKQAPAAGRGQPTQGTAGAAGPPRPISVTRRAQRCGRRRNAD is encoded by the exons ATGCTGGAGGAGATTCGAACACAGCAGCTGGAGCGCATACAGATCAAAGGTCAGTGGGTGAAGAACTATGATTTCCCGGTACCTCCTGTGATCAAGGAGATTATTGATAAAGCAGCCGCAGAGTCGACCTCGTGGAGATCGTTGTGGAACGGTGAGCATGAATACCAAGTCACTGGCCCTTATGGTCAGTTTGTGGTGAATTTGCAAACAAAGAAATGCACGTGTAGGCTTTGGCAACTCAGAGGTATCCCATGTGTGCATGCGGCAGCCTCCATTTTGAAGATCGACGATTCCATCACAGATTATGTGTCTGAGTATTACTCACGGATCCGCATGACTGCCCTCTACGAGCATGTCTTGTATCCTATCAACGGGATGGAAAATTGGCCTAGATCATCGGAAGTTGGTTTCGAGTTGGTCCCCCCTAACACAAAAAGGCAACGTGGCCGCCCACGCAAGGTTAGAAGAGAACAAAATCAG GTACAATATCGTGAGAATGGGGTCGAAGAACTTATGCGGTCAACCTTGATCACGTGCAGTCGATGCGGTCAGATAGGGCACAACAGGAGAACCTGTCAAAACGACCCTCGACCACCGACACCGACTAGTCAAAGGAGTGGAGCATCTTCTAGCCAGCCGCAATCTGGTGCGGGACCATCTTCAAGTCGATCAACTGCCGCACCGCGGGTTGCTCCGGCCAAACAAGCACCAGCAGCTGGGAGAGGGCAGCCTACTCAGGGGACAGCAGGAGCGGCAGGTCCACCTCGTCCAATAAGCGTCACCAGGAGGGCTCAGAGGTGTGGCCGTCGCAGAAACGCAGATTAA